AGAGAAAAATGCACCCAGGCGTAATCTGAAATAAAATCATTATCTATATTCTCACTGTTGCGAATAAAGAACGAGCCCTGTGGCGCTTCATCATACACATAGCTCGGACGGGGCAAATCTGGTTGCACAAAAGCATGAAACTCATTGCCATCCCACTTCATCTCATCCAGTCCCATCGTTGTATGATTCATATCAAGCATCTCAAACTTCCGATAGACATTGCCTGCCGGAAAAATCAAATCACGACAATGCGTCCACTGCAAGCCATCAGCACTAATATAGTCTGGCTTAGGATCACACACTGCATTATCCCATCTTCCATTCTGCAACACCACCATACGGAGCTGACGCTGGGAATCCGTAATTCGCAAATTACCATAATCTACACGAACACTCACCTGCTGATGACTCTTATTGACATCAATATCAGTATTCGAACGATAACCAACTGCCACATTCACCTGCGGATCAACTACCATAAAACAAGCAGTCAATATCGGCTCATGCTCACGATTCTCATCATAAACCATCAACTTATAGTTGCCACCCATGGTGATACGGCAGTTCTCATTAGGAATACGGAGTTGATAATGAGTATAAAGCTGATTGGTATTGAGCGACTCTTCGTAGTCATCAATGGTCAGTTCACCATTAAATCCCGCAAGATAATCACTCGCAAACAATCCTGCAGACTCATTCCAGTCCGCATCACAATGCACGATTGTATAACAATAACGATGATAATCATGCGTAAGATCATCAAAAGAAATCTGTACAGTTTGCCCGCCGAGCGTCACCACAGGCATTGACAGCCAATTGCCACCCCCAACCACTTGCAAGGTAGTCACACGCGAACTATGTATCTCTGAACGCTGAGCCACCCCTACTCCACACGATAAAGCGAAGGCCGCCAGCAACGCAATACCTCTGAACTTGTTATGAATTCTCATTTGTTTCATTCTGCAAAGATAAAACAAAAATAGGAAATAGCCAAAGAAATAGAAACAAAAAAAGTCTTCATCCAAAAAGATGAAGACTTCATTGTAGTCGATAGGGGAATCGAACCCCTATGCCAAGATTGAGAATCTTGTATCCTAACCATTAGATGAATCGACCATAAAAAAAAGTCGGTTACTCGCCGGCTTCTATATGTCATTCCGTCGTAGTCGATAGGGGAATCGAACCCCTATGCCAAGATTGAGAATCTTGTATCCTAACCATTAGATGAATCGACCAACGGTACACTCTTGAAACATGTTTGCGGAAGGTGGGGGATTCGAACCCCCGGTACGGTAACCCGCACGTCAGTTTAGCAAACTGGTGGTTTCAGCCACTCACCCAACCTTCCTGATTGGACTCATTTCTGAATCAACAAACATTGTTTCTCAAATGCGAGTGCAAAGGTAATACATTTTTTCGGTTCCACCAAATTTTTCGGAAAGAATTTTCAAGAAAAATGCATTTTTCTTCATTTTTTCACCTTTTTCTCTCCCACTCGCATTTTTACACCTTATTATATATATAGGGAGAGAACTATATCGGGTTTACACATAGCGAGGAACTCATATTGGTTCTAATATATTCTGAGAAATTCATCTTTGGAATTAAAGTTCCGATCCTGTAAATTGTCCCATAAATAATATTGCACCAGTATTCGCCTCCGTAATCATATACACAAAAGGACGGTCGGCATGGAAGTCAACTCGACGTGGTTCATCAGGATGCTGAAGACTCATCGTCATAATAGCAGCAGTTACTGCCGCTGCCTTTGTACCTTCCTCACTCACCTCTATCTTCGCCTTCTGCAACATCTTGGAAATAGACAGACTGCCAGTTGCAAAATTCGAGAAGTTGGCATTTCCACCAAACATCGAAGGTGCACCCAACTTGCTGATGATACCATTCAAAGGCAGACTTAACTCAGTAGAGAATCGAGGCAACTTCAAGTCAACCATACATTCGTCCATCTTACCACGCAGTTCAGCCAGCGACTTCACATCCACCTTTTTCATCATCTCGTCGATAGAACTACCCTGATTAGGAAGCAACACAACCATCTCGTATGAACGATTGCCATAAGGAATGCGAACTGCAGAATACCCAGCACCATCAGCATACTGATATTTTGCCTGACGATGCATCATCTGAGCCTTCTTGATATCACGGGTATATCCATGAAATGCCTCCAACTTCGTATTCTTCTTATCAAACTTATCTGTCCATGCTCCCTTAAAATAGATAGCATTCATGATACAAGAAACCGCATTGGCATCCAACTGACTGATCATGCTTGGA
This is a stretch of genomic DNA from Segatella hominis. It encodes these proteins:
- a CDS encoding DUF5103 domain-containing protein, which produces MKQMRIHNKFRGIALLAAFALSCGVGVAQRSEIHSSRVTTLQVVGGGNWLSMPVVTLGGQTVQISFDDLTHDYHRYCYTIVHCDADWNESAGLFASDYLAGFNGELTIDDYEESLNTNQLYTHYQLRIPNENCRITMGGNYKLMVYDENREHEPILTACFMVVDPQVNVAVGYRSNTDIDVNKSHQQVSVRVDYGNLRITDSQRQLRMVVLQNGRWDNAVCDPKPDYISADGLQWTHCRDLIFPAGNVYRKFEMLDMNHTTMGLDEMKWDGNEFHAFVQPDLPRPSYVYDEAPQGSFFIRNSENIDNDFISDYAWVHFSLKAPRQMGDVYLNGDWTHDQFLPAYRMEYDEKTQSYEGKVLMKQGYYSYQYLVLKDNGTTQPVTSEGSYFQTQNKYQVLVYYRGTGDRTDRLVGFKEVK
- a CDS encoding serpin family protein, giving the protein MKKSVMTIATMALAMTMVSCGSCKKVQGGVKGTESMEATKSEEAMDEGYLILSDEQRSIVDKNNGFALNLFHEISGFDSKVVSPMSISYLMGMLANGADGQTREEILKTIGCEGVSVEDLNALYKMMLQKANSLDKQTTVNIANYIALNKQYQLKNTFAGIMKNDYQAGVENLDFASSASVKHINQWCSKQTNGMIPSMISQLDANAVSCIMNAIYFKGAWTDKFDKKNTKLEAFHGYTRDIKKAQMMHRQAKYQYADGAGYSAVRIPYGNRSYEMVVLLPNQGSSIDEMMKKVDVKSLAELRGKMDECMVDLKLPRFSTELSLPLNGIISKLGAPSMFGGNANFSNFATGSLSISKMLQKAKIEVSEEGTKAAAVTAAIMTMSLQHPDEPRRVDFHADRPFVYMITEANTGAILFMGQFTGSEL